Proteins encoded together in one Impatiens glandulifera chromosome 1, dImpGla2.1, whole genome shotgun sequence window:
- the LOC124917616 gene encoding AP-2 complex subunit sigma: MIRFILLQNRQGKTRLAKYYVPLEESEKHKVEYEVHRLVVNRDPKFTNFVEFRTHKVIYRRYAGLFFSLCVDITDNELAYLESIHLFVEILDHFFSNVCELDLVFNFHKVYLILDEFILAGELQETSKKAIIERMGELEKQE; the protein is encoded by the exons ATG ATCCGGTTCATATTGCTCCAGAATAGGCAGGGAAAGACTCGTCTAGCTAAGTATTACGTTCCTCTCGAGGAATCTGAGAAACACAAAGTCGAATACGAG GTTCATCGATTGGTTGTCAATAGAGATCCCAAGTTCACCAACTTTGTTGAG TTCCGTACCCACAAGGTAATCTATAGGCGATATGCTGGGTTGTTCTTCTCACTGTGTGTTGATATAACCGACAACGAATTGGCTTATTTAGAAAGCATTCACTTGTTTGTTGAGATTTTAGATCATTTTTTCAGCAATGTGTGTGAGCTGGATCTGGTATTCAACTTCCACAAG GTATATTTGATCCTAGACGAGTTCATCCTAGCAGGGGAGCTGCAAGAAACAAGCAAAAAG GCGATTATAGAAAGAATGGGGGAACTGGAAAAGCAAGAGTGA
- the LOC124920329 gene encoding intracellular protein transport protein USO1 produces MDEMDSLFEGMVMFNPSQLLDDNKSGDANDLHHQSQPILDSPKHSIESDHRQEEDNGSQPLDENLFSDLTLITPIEDEPRLSSSSQLDDSSIQTPSDTSGNEVISPSPSLTSVSRQLSIRKKKRAGLRIGYGRDTPSYQHQPSSPPRPSISEVESTDSPDQQEIASLPTPTDEPNSEPVESIVSRLDDNGDDALQAEVLVSSPSQSQCDPIETRFEQIKAHVAEKLGIVTELVASVSTERKSSSRRRRKAAESLSIAFVRHRELEMKLDKACEDEDFETAERVSEELASVETEKESLSAALGLAEADCDAVDDKMQKALEFQIEVEEECASLMKSFATDTTNDADEIIKSGEVASTSKINKWLSFVEDLEVKKMELEIESDIINQARLTLNDTIDDSVGDDKRESEVLYKRKEILTEELENLLALVKAKQGEIAENDDNIERVEKRISNVVSGFDEMQTSLTTKFNNLQSGLSQLETQNEVLLSMKNEMNDLSSQERERGEKLQKLAKISGDEAASYQELVKLRKTLMLLILKSREDKVRLAKTEEKLNMDVRMLRQEILAARATLQELSSTKSTIQQDIESMKHRLIFIEKRVPELEAEKKVAATARNFKEAARIANESRTLSIDKESLQVKLEEAELKLVKIEEDISINLNTLQETENHILSKENETALTRFQRLLLIAGSAKSERSAVLAFGDTEEAEILLLEAETAESEARKLQEVHKFKEDEYVDFLPEKYISMELVSNLSGEQLAEFAASAHVST; encoded by the exons ATGGATGAAATGGATTCTCTATTCGAAGGAATGGTAATGTTCAATCCTTCTCAATTACTAGATGATAACAAAAGTGGCGACGCCAATGATCTGCACCACCAATCTCAGCCGATTCTCGATTCTCCCAAGCATTCGATTGAATCTGATCACCGCCAAGAGGAAGATAATGGTTCTCAACCGCTCGATGAGAATCTATTCTCCGATCTGACGCTTATTACACCTATTGAAGATGAACCACGGTTAAGCTCAAGTTCACAATTAGACGATTCTTCCATCCAAACTCCATCGGATACATCTGGTAACGAAGTTATATCACCATCTCCATCGTTAACATCAGTTTCCCGGCAGTTATCTAtcagaaagaagaagagagcTGGATTGAGGATTGGATATGGTAGAGACACTCCAAGTTATCAACATCAACCTTCATCTCCTCCTCGCCCATCTATCTCCGAAGTTGAATCAACAGATTCTCCTGATCAACAAGAAATAGCGTCTCTTCCTACTCCTACAGATGAGCCTAATTCCGAACCTGTTGAATCCATAGTTTCTAGACTTGATGATAATGGAGATGATGCCTTGCAAGCTGAAGTTCTTGTCTCTAGCCCTAGTCAAAGCCAATGTGATCCAATTGAGACTAGATTTGAACAGATAAAGGCGCATGTAGCTGAAAAGCTTGGAATTGTTACTGAACTAGTCGCTTCTGTTTCTACTGAGCGGAAATCATCTTccagaaggagaagaaaagcTGCTGAGAGTTTGAGTATTGCTTTTGTCAGGCACAGAGAACTTGAGATGAAGCTGGATAAAGCTTGTGAAGACGAAGATTTCGAGACTGCTGAGAGGGTTAGTGAGGAACTTGCATCTGTAGAAACGGAGAAGGAAAGTTTATCGGCTGCCCTTGGACTAGCTGAGGCTGATTGTGATGCTGTTGATGATAAGATGCAGAAAGCTCTGGAGTTTCAAATTGAAGTTGAGGAGGAATGTGCATCTTTGATGAAGAGTTTTGCCACG GACACAACAAATGATGCAGATGAAATCATAAAATCAGGAGAAGTTGCATCCACAAGTAAAATAAACAAATGGCTTTCGTTTGTTGAAGACTTGGAGGTGAAAAAGATGGAACTGGAAATTGAATCTGATATAATAAACCAGGCAAGGCTGACATTGAATGACACCATTGATGATTCAGTTGGGGATGACAAGAGAGAAAGCGAAGTTCTTTACAAGAGAAAGGAAATACTGACAGAGGAATTGGAAAATCTACTTGCATTAGTTAAAGCAAAGCAGGGAGAAATTGCAGAAAATGATGATAACATTGAACGAGTTGAGAAAAGGATTTCCAATGTTGTTTCTGGATTTGATGAGATGCAAACAAGCCTAACTACCAAATTTAACAACCTTCAATCGGGTCTTTCTCAATTGGAAACTCAGAATGAGGTTTTATTGAGTATGAAGAATGAGATGAATGACTTATCATCTCAGGAAAGGGAAAGAGGGGAGAAACTTCAGAAACTGGCGAAGATCTCTGGAGATGAAGCGGCTTCCTATCAAGAACTTGTGAAGCTTAGGAAGACTCTAATGCTGTTGATCTTGAAGTCAAGAGAAGACAAAGTGAGACTTGCTAAAACCGAGGAGAAACTAAACATGGATGTTCGAATGCTCAGACAGGAAATATTGGCTGCCAGAGCTACTCTTCAG GAGCTATCTTCAACAAAATCAACTATCCAGCAAGATATAGAATCCATGAAACACAGACTTATATTCATAGAAAAAAGAGTTCCCGAGCTGGAAGCAGAAAAGAAAGTTGCAGCCACAGCTAGAAACTTCAAAGAAGCAGCAAGAATCGCCAATGAATCAAGAACACTCAGTATCGATAAAGAAAGCCTACAAGTCAAACTGGAAGAAGCCGAGCTGAAGCTCGTAAAGATCGAGGAAGATATTTCAATTAATCTCAACACTCTGCAAGAAACAGAGAACCATATATTGTCCAAGGAAAACGAAACCGCATTAACTAGATTCCAAAGGCTTTTGCTAATTGCAGGCTCTGCCAAATCTGAAAGATCAGCTGTTCTTGCATTTGGGGATACTGAAGAAGCTGAGATTCTGCTTTTAGAGGCAGAAACTGCGGAATCTGAAGCTAGGAAGTTACAGGAAGTTCATAAATTTAAAGAAGATGAATATGTCGATTTTCTTCCAGAGAAGTATATATCGATGGAACTCGTTTCGAATCTTAGTGGTGAGCAGCTTGCGGAATTCGCAGCTTCTGCCCATGTATCCACTTAA
- the LOC124917635 gene encoding splicing factor U2af small subunit B-like has translation MAEHLASIFGTEKDRVNCPFYFKIGACRHGDRCSRLHNRPTISPTLVLSNMYMRPDMINLGVDVQGQPIDPKKMQEHFEDFYEDIFEELDKFGQIENLNVCDNLADHMIGNVYVQFKEEDQAAAALQAFQGRFYSGRPIIAEFSPVTDFREATCRQYEEDSCNRGGYCNFMHVKLIGRDLRKKLFGRYRRFWGTRSRSRSRSRSGSPHRRRDHSRDKERDRERERGDHHRRGGNRQHGRYEDDDNGRRRRGSSRHSRSPAREGSEERRARIEQWNREKEEETNRE, from the coding sequence ATGGCGGAACACTTAGCTTCAATCTTCGGCACCGAGAAGGACCGAGTAAACTGTCCATTCTACTTCAAGATCGGCGCCTGTCGCCACGGAGATCGATGTTCGCGTCTCCACAATCGCCCCACCATTTCTCCTACTCTCGTTCTATCCAACATGTACATGCGTCCCGATATGATAAACTTAGGTGTTGACGTTCAAGGCCAGCCGATTGATCCAAAGAAGATGCAAGAACACTTCGAAGATTTCTACGAGGATATATTTGAGGAGCTTGACAAATTCGGCCAGATTGAGAATCTTAATGTTTGTGATAACCTCGCTGATCATATGATCGGAAACGTATATGTTCAGTTCAAGGAAGAAGATCAAGCTGCTGCAGCTTTACAGGCATTTCAAGGTCGTTTTTACTCTGGTCGCCCTATTATTGCTGAATTTTCTCCTGTAACTGATTTCCGTGAAGCTACGTGCCGTCAGTATGAAGAGGATAGTTGTAATCGTGGAGGATATTGTAATTTCATGCATGTTAAGCTCATTGGAAGGGATTTAAGGAAGAAATTGTTCGGTCGATATCGACGATTTTGGGGAACTCGAAGTCGGAGCAGGAGTAGGAGCAGGAGTGGTAGCCCTCATCGACGGAGAGATCATTCTAGAGACAAGGAAAGGGACAGAGAACGTGAACGGGGAGATCATCATAGACGGGGTGGGAATAGACAACATGGGAGGTATGAGGATGATGACAATGGGAGAAGGAGAAGAGGAAGTTCTAGACATAGCAGAAGCCCAGCAAGAGAAGGGAGTGAGGAACGTCGAGCCAGGATTGAGCAATGGAACCGCGAAAAGGAGGAGGAGACAAACAGAGAATGA